One window from the genome of Osmerus eperlanus chromosome 1, fOsmEpe2.1, whole genome shotgun sequence encodes:
- the LOC134018038 gene encoding keratin, type I cytoskeletal 18-like isoform X1, which translates to MSFRVYSAPMSDMQSSRMSYATRSMPPSSQRAASTYGGAGGQGTRISSANFSGLRSGAPGGSSAFSSSSSYKVSSGMGMGGGMGLGGGMGMGGGMVGAASSMAAGGGSGGIMGNEKGAMQNLNDRLANYLETVRTLEQANAQLEMKIRAVLEKGSPDSRDYSKYTPVIDDLRKKVFDTTVDNSSLVLQIDNARLATDDFRVKFENEMAIRQSVEADIVGLKKVLDETNMGRMNIESEIESVREELIFLKKNHDNEVMELRNQVAQSGVQVDIDAPKGQDMSGIMEEMRANYEKMALKNAEDLKIWHENQISDVQVQVSQNTEALQGAQMEMTDLRRQIQTLEIELASQQSLKASLDDTLRNTEQRNNMEMERYNNIIVNLEGELTNLRGNIQHQGQEYEALLNMKMKLEAEILTYRSLLDGEDFKLQDALDELKA; encoded by the exons ATGTCTTTCAGAGTGTACTCGGCACCCATGTCTGACATGCAGTCCTCCAGGATGTCCTATGCCACGCGCTCCATGCCGCCCTCCTCCCAGCGCGCCGCCAGCACCTACGGCGGAGCGGGCGGACAGGGCACCCGCATCTCCTCTGCCAACTTCTCCGGCCTGCGCAGCGGGGCCCCTGGTGGCTCCTCTGCCttctcgtcctcttcctcctacaAGGTGAGCAGCGGCATGGGCATGGGCGGAGGCATGGGCCTGGGTGGAGGCATGGGCATGGGTGGAGGCATGGTCGGTGCTGCTTCTTCCATGGCTGCGGGCGGAGGCAGCGGTGGCATCATGGGCAACGAGAAGGGAGCCATGCAGAACCTCAATGACCGTCTGGCCAACTACCTGGAGACGGTGAGGACCCTGGAGCAGGCCAACGCACAGCTGGAGATGAAGATCAGAGCAGTGCTGGAGAAGGGAAGCCCGGACAGTAGAGACTACAGCAAGTACACCCCCGTCATCGACGATCTGCGCAAAAAG gtGTTTGATACGACTGTGGATAACTCCAGCCTTGTGCTCCAAATTGATAATGCCCGTCTAGCCACTGACGATTTCAGAGTGAA GTTTGAAAACGAGATGGCCATTCGCCAGTCAGTGGAGGCGGACATTGTGGGGCTGAAGAAGGTCCTTGATGAAACCAACATGGGCAGGATGAACATCGAGAGTGAGATCGAGTCTGTGAGGGAGGAATTGATCTTCCTGAAGAAGAACCATGATAAT GAAGTCATGGAGTTGCGCAACCAGGTTGCCCAGTCAGGAGTGCAGGTGGACATCGATGCCCCCAAAGGTCAAGACATGTCCGGGAtcatggaggagatgagggccaATTATGAGAAGATGGCTTTGAAAAACGCAGAGGACCTAAAAATCTGGCATGAAAATCAG ATCTCAGATGTACAAGTGCAGGTATCTCAGAACACCGAGGCTCTCCAGGGGGCGCAGATGGAAATGACGGACCTCAGAAGACAGATTCAAACCTTGGAGATCGAGCTGGCGTCCCAACAGAGCCTG AAAGCTTCATTGGATGACACGCTACGGAACACGGAGCAGCGCAACAacatggagatggagaggtacAACAACATCATTGTAAACCTGGAAGGGGAACTGACCAACCTGCGGGGCAACATCCAACACCAGGGCCAGGAGTACGAGGCATTGCTCAACATGAAGATGAAGCTGGAGGCTGAGATCCTCACCTACAGGTCTCTGTTGGATGGAGAAGATTTCAA GCTCCAAGATGCTCTGGATGAACTGAAGGCTTGA
- the LOC134018038 gene encoding keratin, type I cytoskeletal 18-like isoform X2, giving the protein MSFRVYSAPMSDMQSSRMSYATRSMPPSSQRAASTYGGAGGQGTRISSANFSGLRSGAPGGSSAFSSSSSYKVSSGMGMGGGMGLGGGMGMGGGMVGAASSMAAGGGSGGIMGNEKGAMQNLNDRLANYLETVRTLEQANAQLEMKIRAVLEKGSPDSRDYSKYTPVIDDLRKKVFDTTVDNSSLVLQIDNARLATDDFRVKFENEMAIRQSVEADIVGLKKVLDETNMGRMNIESEIESVREELIFLKKNHDNEVMELRNQVAQSGVQVDIDAPKGQDMSGIMEEMRANYEKMALKNAEDLKIWHENQISDVQVQVSQNTEALQGAQMEMTDLRRQIQTLEIELASQQSLKASLDDTLRNTEQRNNMEMERYNNIIVNLEGELTNLRGNIQHQGQEYEALLNMKMKLEAEILTYRSLLDGEDFKSTQQLRS; this is encoded by the exons ATGTCTTTCAGAGTGTACTCGGCACCCATGTCTGACATGCAGTCCTCCAGGATGTCCTATGCCACGCGCTCCATGCCGCCCTCCTCCCAGCGCGCCGCCAGCACCTACGGCGGAGCGGGCGGACAGGGCACCCGCATCTCCTCTGCCAACTTCTCCGGCCTGCGCAGCGGGGCCCCTGGTGGCTCCTCTGCCttctcgtcctcttcctcctacaAGGTGAGCAGCGGCATGGGCATGGGCGGAGGCATGGGCCTGGGTGGAGGCATGGGCATGGGTGGAGGCATGGTCGGTGCTGCTTCTTCCATGGCTGCGGGCGGAGGCAGCGGTGGCATCATGGGCAACGAGAAGGGAGCCATGCAGAACCTCAATGACCGTCTGGCCAACTACCTGGAGACGGTGAGGACCCTGGAGCAGGCCAACGCACAGCTGGAGATGAAGATCAGAGCAGTGCTGGAGAAGGGAAGCCCGGACAGTAGAGACTACAGCAAGTACACCCCCGTCATCGACGATCTGCGCAAAAAG gtGTTTGATACGACTGTGGATAACTCCAGCCTTGTGCTCCAAATTGATAATGCCCGTCTAGCCACTGACGATTTCAGAGTGAA GTTTGAAAACGAGATGGCCATTCGCCAGTCAGTGGAGGCGGACATTGTGGGGCTGAAGAAGGTCCTTGATGAAACCAACATGGGCAGGATGAACATCGAGAGTGAGATCGAGTCTGTGAGGGAGGAATTGATCTTCCTGAAGAAGAACCATGATAAT GAAGTCATGGAGTTGCGCAACCAGGTTGCCCAGTCAGGAGTGCAGGTGGACATCGATGCCCCCAAAGGTCAAGACATGTCCGGGAtcatggaggagatgagggccaATTATGAGAAGATGGCTTTGAAAAACGCAGAGGACCTAAAAATCTGGCATGAAAATCAG ATCTCAGATGTACAAGTGCAGGTATCTCAGAACACCGAGGCTCTCCAGGGGGCGCAGATGGAAATGACGGACCTCAGAAGACAGATTCAAACCTTGGAGATCGAGCTGGCGTCCCAACAGAGCCTG AAAGCTTCATTGGATGACACGCTACGGAACACGGAGCAGCGCAACAacatggagatggagaggtacAACAACATCATTGTAAACCTGGAAGGGGAACTGACCAACCTGCGGGGCAACATCCAACACCAGGGCCAGGAGTACGAGGCATTGCTCAACATGAAGATGAAGCTGGAGGCTGAGATCCTCACCTACAGGTCTCTGTTGGATGGAGAAGATTTCAA ATCTACCCAACAGCTTAGAAGCTAG